The nucleotide sequence AGTAGCCTGCCCATATattaattaaaggagaagtccagctgagcgttttaggctggacttctcctctgggtcacaagggtgcaattcgttttgctctCATGTGActtgttttcagcagagagtggtctgaagtctgctctccactgacgtcactgccatcagtcggggcagcgcgtcatccagacttccaagtcgggatccgccagctgccttgattgatggcagtctcagtgaGCAGCTGAGGCGGCCACTCCCCGCCCCTCCATggctcagcactccaatgagcgctgagaagtagagcagaagcaatgctgactgacaggcagcagctctctgctcgggggaggagtgagaaccgatccttcggtggctcggttctcggtGCAGAGaccccgggggacagatgcagcatctgtctgatgctgcatccaccgaggtaagtataactagaaaaaaataaatccatacTTGGACGGTTGCTGCTGTACCGGCTGAATTGCGCTCCGTCCAACGCCGCCTTAATACTGATGTGAATAGGTGACCATGCTTTATTTAATTGTGGATGATGTGCTTACCCTTTTAAGTGGAACTAGACTCGCCTTGAATCCAGCAAGGCGCCATTCCTGGGAACTCACCGCCGGCTGCTGATGTCTTCTGACGGACAGCTTCTGGGTCTTGATTGCCGGCCGCTGTCATTGTCCTCGGTTTTCTCTTTGGAATGCTATTGATCGTTGCTGCCTTTGTTTCCTCCCACCATGCAACCCCTTCCCTCCCAAGCACCCTCTTCCCACCCATGAGTTTTGCACACCTGATCTCAAAATTCAGCTGGTATGCACAGCTTAGTATATAAAGAGaggtagccagattcacgtatggcggcgtatctttatgccggcgtagcgcatcccatttgcactacgccgacataacatagtgaggcaagtactgtattcacaaagcacttgctccctaagttacgtcggcgtagcgcaaatggcccaccgtaaccccgcctaattcaaagtaggcatgtagtgggcgggctacatttaattTACTTGTGactccatgtaaatgagggccgttcgtacggcgcatgcgcgcgcatgctcagaatcacgtcgcaaatactccctacgtcacgacgtcggctcaatgcttttcgacgtgaacgtaacctacgcccagccccattcacgtacgcttacgcaaacgacgtaaaatacgacggctgttccgtcgtcccataccttgcatgggctgcgccatctttttggtggtttatctttacgccggcgtatgtcttacgtaaacgtcgtatcttacAGCGACgagcgtacgtacgtacgtacgtacgtacgttcgtgaatcggcgtatcttgctcatttacatattcgacgcgtaaatccacgtacacgcccctagcggccagcgtaaatatgcacataagatacgacgccggtcgtatcttagccaaatttacgcgtatctggtttccagaatacgcttaattatacgacggcgcgcattcggacttaagacggcgtatctactggtacgccgtcgtaagtcgacctgaatccggctaagggAGTTTTGCTAGCTGAATGAAACAAGTATTTTAGGGCACAAAGAATAAAAtaatggctgttttttttatatcaattggCCTAGAGTTCTTCTTTTAGCTGCATTAATGTCATAAGCGCCTTGCGGTCCTGGAGAGGGATAGACCTGTTAACCCATTAGTGTATCTGGAGCACTTGTGGCTCTCAGAAATGCTCTCTACATCGGAGAATGTCATATTCTAGAAGATATCGCTTTATAACCACGGTGCTGAATAATTTAGTGCTGCTGAGACTTCTGGGTTATTTCAGATAATAAAGTTATTccggagaggagggaggagaagacaGGAGGGGAGTGAGGCCGCTCGCTGCATCTGCTTCTCTAATCATGTAAACAGGAGGAGGTAGCTGGCAGGGAGTGGCAAAGGAGCCCAGTCACTGAGTTGATGTTGGAATTATATCTAGACTGTCCCTGTAAGGTAAGCCATGCATATGAATGACAGGGAAAGCAGGGGAAGGCAATTTGTGTATCGCACTCAGCGCTCGCTGCCTGTCACCCAGAGCCGCCGATGTGTTCAGCTTCTATCCGATTGGAATGAACTGCCTCAGTGGCCACGTTAGTGCTAACGATCTAATTAAACTAATAAGGGCTGTAAGGCAtgcaatcctttttttatttcttgttacTGCATTTGAATTTGTCGTACTGCAGTCCGTTTTATTGGGGCATCTGCCATGGAGCTTGCCGGTTACTTGCTTTTCCCAGGAGATGTGCCAGGATGCTGTGATGAGCGAGGTGGCCAATTGCCACAGGACGGCATTCAAACCATCCTTCTGTTGTCACCGTAAATTGTTTAGCATGACAAGAGACATTGATTGTACTAAAGATGACTTGCAGTAGGGAAGCAGATTTCAttgcatcgtttttttttttttactttgtcaaaCTTTTCAATCGATTTTAAAAGGCTAGAagagggatcctcaaactacgaccctccagctggtgctgaactacacatcccatgaggcattgtaaaactctgatgccgctagggttgccaccttatccctttaaacccgaacacatatgaattacacaggttctgaggctgatttaatgcagataaggcagggctcgacaaatcccggtcgccaggtcgccatggcgactagaaatagggtcctggcgactttgcttgattttttttgtgatctggcgccatctggtggtgagccgttggtattacaagttattaccaccagatgtgcaagctggcgccatctggtggtggccgttggtattacaagttaagcattacaagttaaacagcaattctaatgtaatttttcactatttttcactgccatcttcttccctgaatgaatgaatgaatgaatgaatgaatgaaaaacttatatagtgcagcacatgcaaaccaaatcgcctctgggcgcttgttgttcctgtctcctttgatatcaaaagagatgagttttgatctttctcctgaacgctaagtgattttcctccaaccgaatgctggttggtaaagcgttccatagtctgggaccctgaaccgcaaatcttctttctcccttggacttgtatctggctttcggtatctgaagcagattttggttggtggatcgcagaacgcgattggagttgtgagcttttattttttcgcatagataaaggggggccttcccatggaaacatctatgcgttagacagagtgctttaaaaacaattctgtcttttactggcaaccaatgaagggatctcagtgaaggtgagattgatccccagggtttttttcccagtcactagtctggcggccgtgttttgtacgacttgcagacgggcgatttggtactttggcagaccgaggtaaagggcgtttgcataatccaatctggagtttacaatcgctCCCACCACGGCTGCCAAGTCTTCTTTTGGAATAAAAGGagtgagtttgcgtagtaggcgctctaattagaacccctaaacattatatatattttttatcctaacaccctagagaataaaatggcgatcgttgcaatactttctgtcatgccgtatttgcgcagcggtcttacaagcgcacttttttgggaaaaaattacactttttttaattacaaaataagacaacagtaaagttatcccaattttttttttaatattatgaaagataatgttacgccgagtaaattgatacccaacatgtcacgcttcaaaattacgtccgctcgtggaatgccgacaaacttttaccctttaaaatctccataggcgacgtttaaaaaattccacaggttgcatgttttgagttacagaggagatctagggctagaattattgctctcgctctaccaatcgcggcgatacctcacatgtgtggtttcaacaccgtttacatatgcgggcgctgctcacgtatgtgttcgcttctgcgcacaagctcggcgggacggggtgcgttttctggctcctaacttttttagctggctcctagattccaagcaaatttgtcaaaccctgagatAAGGTACTAAGTGAGTTGAATTACCACCTTAGTCAGCCACACAACCTGTGTAAtcaatatgtgtttgggtttaaagggatgaggtggcaaccctagatgccacgtacacacgaccgtttttcgagttgtaaaaaatgaaatttttaatggtctagaaaaaacaaagtttttttcaacccaatcattaaaacggccttgcctacacacgatcgtgaaaaaaaaatgctctagcaaagcgcagtgacgtacaacacgtacgacggcactataaaggggaagttccatgcggatgacgccacccttggggctgcttttgctgatttcgtgttagtaaaagacgattcacgcttttctgtctgttacagcgtgatgaatgtgcttactccattacgaacggtagttttaccagaacgagcgctcccgtctcataacttgcttctgaacatgcacgtttttttcacgtcgttaaagtggatgtaaacccaaaaaaaaatgttttttgatgtcacaatgtagagaataagatttcctatcatctgtgctcagtcttgccacacagagttaatccagcactgagcaatcctctttttattgttcagggaaataaaacagacttccagataaaaaccaaagttcttgcttgagtgacaggttatttacatatctcgtgcactgcttgcagacatacaccgcttctgtaaaaagtgctcaattcacattcccctcccctcttccctccagctctatgtatgttctgatggctgttgcattttctcatggcactgaactgtgactcaccccatattttaaaaacatttaataaaacacaggggaggggatgtgaattgtgcactttttttcagaagcaaggaccttggtttttatctggaagtctgttgtatttcactgaacaataaaagaggattgctcagagctggattaactctgtgtggcaagactgggcacaaatgataggaaatgttatactgtacattttgacataaaaaaaaaaatattttggggtttacatccactttaaagcccacacacaacctttttgtacgacgttaaaaacgacaacattaaaaacgtcgtgaaaaattagagcatgttcgaaatttttaatgcccatttttttacatcgtgaaaaatgctctggagcccacacacgatcgtttttattgacattaaaaaaaaaacgtcattttttacaacccgaaaaacgttgtatgtacgcggcatgacattcacagacatgactgggcatgatgggaattgtagttcctgaacaactggagggccgtagtttgaagacccatgggctAGAATGGGCTGATCTTCTTGACAATGCTCAGGGGGTGCTATTCATACAACTGACATATAGGGGGGGGTCACCATTTTGGGAGATCTCTAACAATCGTCAGCACGGCGGATATCTGGACACGTCTTCTTGCTTCTTTTTGAAAGTAGAAAATCTCACTGGAGCATTAGATCACTGAGACTTCACTTTTTGTTAGATGCAGGTAAGTCCATTCATCCAATAAAGCAAACTCTTCACTACTCTAAGATCGAACCTCCACTAATGCAAAGAGTCACTCTAAAGcacgggtcttcaaactatggccttccagttgttcaggaactacaattcccatcatgcctagtcatgtctgtgaatgtcagagttttacaatgcctcatgggacgtgtagttccgcaacagctggagggccgtagtttgaggatccctgccctaaagcctcatacacacgatcggacttccaactgacttttccgtggattttgctccgaagggcgttgtccgtgaacttggtatgcttaCACACGGAAGGACTtattcagccaacaaacacgaacgtagtgacgtaataggcACACTATGTGGTTTTTTAAAACGAACATGTCTATGCTGAtttgctctgtgcaatagaacaatagaattgcacaaagtggccacgaacctcctcttcttttcgggtcccccgccggtgctcctggcccctcccctgtgTCTAgtggcttcccatgggggcactcgtgcatgcttGCACCTGAGcacgctgctgcatccattgacatagAGGTCTCGGGTAAGTAAAAGGAGGGTAAGGGGGGGTGCTGACacctaattttttttaccttaatggaaggaatgcattacggtaaaaaatgtttaggctttacaaccgctttaatgtattCTGACAGAGCGGAGATTTCCCCGCTGTTAGAATACACTGATTAGTGCTGCCGGGTTTAGCCCACAGCACTGATCGATCaggaaaaatccaacaggctggttgcacAGAAGTCGATTTTGTATAACCAAGCTTGTTTGCTGCATTGGTCGAAATTTGGCTGGTCGCCGCTGAACTGACCGGATTTTGATCTGTATAATGCCTCCTTAAGCGAAGTGAATAAAGGAATGTCCCCTGCCTGGACAtagtattctgacagcagcagctttaaccacttgggatccgcctgccgtcaattgacggctacagcgcggatcccaaaagccaacaggacgtcaattgacgtccgcccctttgggcggtccccgcgcgcgctccagagcgcgcagcggggaaaatctgtgttggccgtgtcccttggacacagccaattacagatcgccgcgaacggccaatcagagtggccgtttgcgatgcgatctgtgcggccaatgagagatgatctcatatgtaaacatatgagatcatctgtcattgccggctcacacagagacagcggtgctgtctctggagaggagaccgatctgtgtctcttgtacatagagacacagatcggtcacctcccccagtcacccccccctccacctacagttagaacactttataggaaacatatttaaccccttcctcaccccctagtgttaaccccttcaattccagtcacatttatactgtaattagtgcatatttatagcactgatcgcagtataaatgtgaatggcgccaaaaatgtgtccgatgtgtccaccataacgtcgcagtcccaataaaaatcgcagatcgccgccatttctagtaaaaaataaataaaaaaataataattctgtcccctattttgtaagcggtataacttttgcgcaaaccagtcgcttattgcgttttttttccccaaaaatatgtagaagaatacgtatcggcctaaactgagaaacatttttttttttttttttttaattgggatatttattatagcaagaagtaaaaaatattgtatttttttcaaaattgtcgctgaaatttcacctgggcaggaggggggtatatgtgcccagtaagcaagtggttaataggataAAACCCATTTGCAtacatcccaggaggctgcaggattaGTAGCATGGCAGGCTACATCTCATGCATGCACACTAGGAAGACTGCTATGAATCACCAGGAAGTAACAGCCAGCTCCCAAAACCATACCTCCCGACattttgaaatgggaatgagggacacctactagcaaacacgCCCTCTGGGACACACGCCCCCTGGGACACTAGGACACACGCCCCCTGGGACACTAGGacacacgccccctgccacacccccttaaaggagaattaacaaaaaaaataaaggtttctTAAATCTACAAGGGctattttaccactactattcctttatattggcttttaacatttacaaatgcaacagcaattacactgggaaacacttttttaaagaTAAGTGCATTTTATAAACATCTATATGGATAAgacaaaaatgagggacagagggacattgttccaaatcagggacagtccctcgaaatcagggaaagTTGGGAGCCATGCCAAAACCGGCGCAGAGAAACAGAAATCCTGAGAAGCATCCTCTGTGTAGAAGACAACACTGgacctgcagggacaggaaagtatCTGTTTCTTAAAAGTCAGAAGCAGCATTtttttagctgctggcttttaatttattcattccccagtgaagttcctctttaagggcgCTTTTACACTGCATTAGTAATGTGCATTATTGACTTTAGGgaatgatttttttgtttttgtttttttttaatgcgcctTTTAGTGCTTGTTATATGCGCTTGTTTTTGTTCAttcattatacagtaaaaccttggtttgagaaccTTGGCTTGAGGGTAAAACATCAGTTTTACCCTCAAGAAGGGGTTAATATGCTGAATTCCAACAGTTGCTTTGGGAAACACCTTCACTTTTCCTTTTCTGTATTTTCTGAGATAACACTGTGAATGTAGAATTAccatttgatttatttattctaAACCGATTTATTTGTTGTTTCCATTTCATCCAGCCACCAACTATGGTGAGATGCCGGAAGTTCAGCATCTCACTCTTCGCTCTTTTCATGTTGGTTGCCCTCAAGATCTTCATAGACTTGACTTTTACTCCTCCCCATCTCCCTGAGACGCCCTCTGTTTCTCCAGAACCCTTCAGAAGTCCCATGGTTCAGCTGGACTCTTTACAAGGCGATGAAGAGCTGTCCATGGCGACCCTTCATAACCTGGCACAGAAACTGCGGAAAGCTGTAATACGATCAGAAGCTTATTGGAATACTGAGCAATTGCAGCTGCTGGACTTAAAGGGACCAATGGCATGGACATGCGGCAACTCCACAAGTGTACCGCAAGCAAAAGTGACGGATCCCTATCCAGATCTCTTACAGAGCTTTCTGGCTTACAGTCGATGCCGAGATCACAGAATGATTATTAATCAGCCCAAAAAATGTTCACTCAACAATACTTTTCTTCTTTTGGCCATTAAGTCTTCTCCACAGAATTTTGCTCAACGGCAGGCAGTAAGGGCCAGTtggggaggagagagaaattaTGGGGGTAAGAATGTCAAGTTAGTGTTTCTCTTGGGCACAGTACAGGTCCCCGACCTCTCTCCTCTGCTGGCGTATGAGAACAGTCGTTCCTATGACCTTCTCCAGTGGGATTTcgtggacacttttttcaacctgactttgAAAGACCAGCTTTTTTTAGGATGGGCAAATAAACATTGTGCTAGAGCTAAATATATCCTCAAGGGGGATGATGACGTGTTTGCTCGAATTCCCAATATTGTGCAAGTCTTGTCACTATTAGATGGCCAGCGGCATTCTTCGCTCTACATGGGACATGTTGTCAAGGCAGCCAGACCTTACAGAGACACTCATAGCAAGTACTACATCCCTCCATCTTTCTATTCTGGATTTTACCCACCCTATGCTGGAGGAGGAGGGTATGTTTTTTCGGGTAGGTTAATTCCATGGCTCTACCTGGTGTCACGTTTTGTTGCTCCTTTCCCAATCGATGATGTCTACACTGGAATGTGTTTCATGGCACTAGGGGTGCATCCCGTTGGGCATCCTGGATTTAAGACATTCAACATACCAAAAGAAGAGAAGACCAGCTGCTCTGAAAAGCACCTCCTCCTTGTACATCGAAAGAGCCCTCAAGAGATGCTAAAGATGTGGGGTCAACAAAATGAAAAGACGCAGCAATGTTAATAATAATGTTTGAATGTATTGTGAATATAAATTATCTTTATTCCTAGACCTTTTCTTTGGCAACTTTTGTTAACAAAGCAGTCTGCGCAATGGCTTTTTCAGCAAAAGGATAAAACGtaccccttttaaccacttaagccccggacctttaggcagccaaatacccaggccaggttttgcgattcggcactgcgtcgctttaacggacaattgcgcggtcgtgcgacgtggctcccaaacaaaattggcgtccttttttccccacaaatagagctttcttttggtggtatttgatcacctctgcggtttttatttttttgcgctataaacaaaaatagagcgacaattttgaaaaaaatgcaatattttttactttttgctgtaataaatatcccccaaaaacatatatacattttttttcttcagtttaggccgatacgtattcttctacctatttttggttaaaaaaaaatcgcaataagtgtttatcgattggtttgcgcaaaatttatagcgtttaaaaaataggggatagttttattgcatttttattaattattttttttctactactaatggcggcgatcagcgatttttttcgtgactgcgacattatggcggacacttcggacaattttgacacatttttgggaccattggcattttcacagcaaaaaatgcatttaaattgcattctttattgtgaaaatgacagttgcagtttgggagttaaccacagggggcgctgtaggagttagggttcacctagtgtgtgtttatgtgtgtttacaacagtaggggggtgtggctgtaggtctgacgtcatcgattgtgtctc is from Rana temporaria chromosome 9, aRanTem1.1, whole genome shotgun sequence and encodes:
- the LOC120913385 gene encoding N-acetyllactosaminide beta-1,3-N-acetylglucosaminyltransferase 2-like isoform X2, with protein sequence MVRCRKFSISLFALFMLVALKIFIDLTFTPPHLPETPSVSPEPFRSPMVQLDSLQGDEELSMATLHNLAQKLRKAVIRSEAYWNTEQLQLLDLKGPMAWTCGNSTSVPQAKVTDPYPDLLQSFLAYSRCRDHRMIINQPKKCSLNNTFLLLAIKSSPQNFAQRQAVRASWGGERNYGGKNVKLVFLLGTVQVPDLSPLLAYENSRSYDLLQWDFVDTFFNLTLKDQLFLGWANKHCARAKYILKGDDDVFARIPNIVQVLSLLDGQRHSSLYMGHVVKAARPYRDTHSKYYIPPSFYSGFYPPYAGGGGYVFSGRLIPWLYLVSRFVAPFPIDDVYTGMCFMALGVHPVGHPGFKTFNIPKEEKTSCSEKHLLLVHRKSPQEMLKMWGQQNEKTQQC
- the LOC120913385 gene encoding N-acetyllactosaminide beta-1,3-N-acetylglucosaminyltransferase 2-like isoform X1, whose translation is MLELYLDCPCKPPTMVRCRKFSISLFALFMLVALKIFIDLTFTPPHLPETPSVSPEPFRSPMVQLDSLQGDEELSMATLHNLAQKLRKAVIRSEAYWNTEQLQLLDLKGPMAWTCGNSTSVPQAKVTDPYPDLLQSFLAYSRCRDHRMIINQPKKCSLNNTFLLLAIKSSPQNFAQRQAVRASWGGERNYGGKNVKLVFLLGTVQVPDLSPLLAYENSRSYDLLQWDFVDTFFNLTLKDQLFLGWANKHCARAKYILKGDDDVFARIPNIVQVLSLLDGQRHSSLYMGHVVKAARPYRDTHSKYYIPPSFYSGFYPPYAGGGGYVFSGRLIPWLYLVSRFVAPFPIDDVYTGMCFMALGVHPVGHPGFKTFNIPKEEKTSCSEKHLLLVHRKSPQEMLKMWGQQNEKTQQC